Within the Granulicella sibirica genome, the region AACGGATCGTTGAAGTGGCTGCAGGAGAGGCAGAACGAACTTTGGATCGGACATCACGATAAGCCGAACGAGATGATGGCAAAGGATCCATCGCTGGTGGCTCCCGAGGTGCGGAAGTACGTGCATCTGCCGGGTGGGCACCAGGAGGGTTGGGCGGATGCATTCTTCAACCTGATCAGCGATGCGTATGAGTGGATTGGCAATGGGGCGATCCCGGCGGAGAAGCCGGGGATGCTGCCGACGTTCGAGGATGGGTACAGGTCAACGTGCCTTGTGGAAGCGATGTTGAAGAGCCATGCGTCCGGCGGGGTCTGGACGGATGTACAGCATGTAGTGGGAGGACGTTGATGAAGCTTGGAGTGTTTACCGCACTGTTATCGCAGATGCCGCTCAAGGATGTGTTGGCGAAGTTGAAGGCTGCCGGTCTGGATTCGGTGGAGTTGGGCACGGGGAACTATCCGGGCGATGCGCATTGCAAGCTGTCGATGCTCGAAGATGCCGCGGCGCTGAAGACGTTCAAGCAGACGGTCGCCGATAGCGGGCTGACGATCAGCGCGTTGAGCTGCCATGGGAACTCGCTGCACCCGAATCCGGCGATCGCTAAGGAGATGTCGGAGACGAACCGGAAGACGATCCTACTGGCCGAGGAGCTTGGAGTTTCTACGGTCATCGACTTCTCCGGGTGTCCGGGAGATCAGCCGGGAGCGAAGGCTCCAAACTGGGTGACGTGCCCGTGGCCGCCGGAGTACATGGACATTCTTAAGTGGCAGTGGGACGAGGTGGTAACGCCGTTCTGGATTGAGCGGGCGAAGTTTGCCAAGGACCATGGAGTGAAGGTTGCGATCGAGATGCATCCGGGGTTCGTGGCCTATAGCCCAGAGACGATGCTGAAGCTGCGTTCGATTGCGGGGGATTCGATCGGATGCAACTACGATCCGAGCCATATGTTCTG harbors:
- a CDS encoding sugar phosphate isomerase/epimerase family protein, with the protein product MKLGVFTALLSQMPLKDVLAKLKAAGLDSVELGTGNYPGDAHCKLSMLEDAAALKTFKQTVADSGLTISALSCHGNSLHPNPAIAKEMSETNRKTILLAEELGVSTVIDFSGCPGDQPGAKAPNWVTCPWPPEYMDILKWQWDEVVTPFWIERAKFAKDHGVKVAIEMHPGFVAYSPETMLKLRSIAGDSIGCNYDPSHMFWQGIDPIAAIRVLGDAIFHVHAKDTQMYPANLSKTGVLDTKPYTDEPNRGWIFRTCGFGHGAEWWKEFVSTLRMFGYDGTLSIEHEDSLLSPEEGLRKASDFLKEIVIREAPTAAWWV